The following are encoded together in the Lactuca sativa cultivar Salinas chromosome 1, Lsat_Salinas_v11, whole genome shotgun sequence genome:
- the LOC111890332 gene encoding annexin-like protein RJ4: MATIVTVEDTYPGVDAELLNKACHGWGTDEKVVIAILAHRNATQRKLIREAYQDMYDEDLVNRLEHELSGDLERAVYRWNLDPADRNAVLASVAIHKEPHDYRVIIELSCTLSPEELADVKHAYHCRYKRSLEEDIASHTSDDLRKLLVGLVSIHRYQGDEVNLKLANSESIILRNAIEEKTFNHEEILRIITTRSKPQLMATLNHYKDEHGCNMTKHLKDDRDNEYTETLRTTLRCMSDPIKYFEKVIRNAIKSSGTNEDALTRVIVTRAEKDLEIIMEQYYKRNSVPLDHAIAKETSGHYKKFLLALLGKDD, translated from the exons ATGGCCACCATCGTAACCGTTGAAGATACTTATCCTGGTGTCGATGCTGAGCTTCTAAATAAGGCCTGCCATG GATGGGGAACCGATGAAAAAGTTGTAATAGCGATTCTGGCACATCGAAATGCTACTCAAAGGAAACTGATTAGGGAGGCTTACCAAGACATGTATGATGAGGATCTTGTGAACAGACTTGAACATGAGCTATCTGGTGATCTTGAG AGAGCAGTGTACCGATGGAATTTGGACCCTGCAGATCGGAATGCAGTGCTAGCAAGTGTAGCTATACATAAGGAGCCTCATGACTATAGAGTGATCATTGAACTATCATGCACTCTTTCTCCGGAAGAGCTTGCTGATGTCAAGCATGCGTATCACTGCCGCTACAAGCGCTCTTTGGAAGAAGACATTGCTTCGCATACTTCTGACGATCTCCGAAAG TTACTTGTAGGTTTGGTGAGCATACATAGGTACCAAGGTGATGAAGTGAACTTAAAATTGGCAAACTCTGAGTCAATCATTCTTCGTAATGCCATTGAAGAGAAAACATTTAACCATGAAGAAATCCTCCGAATTATCACTACAAGGAGCAAGCCGCAACTCATGGCTACTTTGAATCACTACAAAGATGAACATGGTTGCAATATGACCAAG CACTTGAAGGATGATCGGGACAATGAGTACACAGAAACACTACGTACCACGCTTAGATGTATGAGTGACCCGATTAAGTACTTTGAAAAG GTGATCCGTAATGCAATTAAAAGTAGTGGGACTAACGAGGATGCACTAACTCGGGTTATCGTTACACGAGCTGAGAAAGATCTAGAAATTATCATGGAGCAATATTACAAAAGGAACAGTGTGCCACTTGATCATGCTATCGCAAAGGAAACTTCGGGTCAttacaagaagttccttcttgCACTACTTGGGAAGGATGATTAG